The following proteins come from a genomic window of Diprion similis isolate iyDipSimi1 chromosome 8, iyDipSimi1.1, whole genome shotgun sequence:
- the LOC124408790 gene encoding uncharacterized protein YMR317W-like, which produces MSLRDVCMFLCVVLGVQALPLPHRKFDPPNSSQEDKDFYRMLFSFYNPLREPIPGSPQVPYDLQSPTNVQQNPSRLVIDLGQDTRKFHQKPIPKFKPVIDRFGNPIWLHKKGVLSDRTFKLIASAAKERLKQTFLRQQDLIDKMHSFEWRDKFGQIPFDTMNEDHVIVKRPGAHFDVIFPPNTEVQSNSSSVDPVIGHQGISGLHQVSEILTTFPVTRPATADIPEVDQAVEIIDSFENYGVTKPRLPFYDSVSIEVPASTMTPTESILENIIFDATMTESPFTESSGATVESETIFETVGLSGIGDEETVDAEAATHHVEILSSTAPSKTTLKTEVTWLEPLQDSQTTVESEIQPASVASSVIDVESIAKESFPIPSSMIIDPTPSIAAEEFTSSILGTETTSQVPSTTEPNSLIDTVLVTEETIFESPVLETTVEEHGIGVAIINANVTYQEVDLKSTEATAIWLNVSEIVDGSINDSQLTIGVDSTFLASTLPSKTTSDLEEIYSTDEKLFDITPIKVEITDETTSRFSSVPPIEPFTPLDDVTIDVVTSFDSSRNDAETSTNVVWMYPAFIFSTEVSFNLNDTVYGLNSSLETSIEDAEITADITSSSSNGVPTETGINWNKKPSMIDTVFHTSITEGEDIMETVSMLPETPEPFVETFSTSGTLLDTSTNDIETTTIAHWTFVLSTFSTEVTTDLSDMSLTTVTPYQSLETEVDTTTEMVSAIPSTILTATTTILEETNENEVRLSDLKYDLEAITNIISTTPTPTRPTEKIVDSNEISLNADVSVQTITSRAKVIVETVTKSPTSTVQPASTVTYDKNFVITNAPFETLSTSEKTSTVEVVSIYQPAMLTETTTILDGTFTLAGESVNSSTNDAKIIMDAPAEKDTTLNVLSTIGLAYPSSIEESWTISSVISEQPMIVDEILSNTDSASIRSTGNQEWTTEIVLTSVADIREELTKEIISMLPTHSVVDVELEQDHLETQDASSYAPASIETNTEIIFTSSANILPETDDSINSEANNEFEKGDEYPVGRQDNRNYVTEDIYTDSTIGSTSYENTVTEVISTDTLLETNDASTPEKDLEHEQDSRYLSTNEENNGYATATTLGLTSYGEASTATILTTPTDIALETTKVLLSDSDTNVEEGSGPLMENQAERADYATASSDYEETTTEIVLALPADILTETDDSLNSAADDEVEKGDEYPVGRQDNRDYATENTDTVSTIGSTSYENTVTEIMLTDTSSEIDDRSNREKDLEHEQDSRYLSTNEENNGYTTATTDVTPIDLTSYGEAWTATVSADFLLETPRVLVSEDDTKVEEDLGQLVENHDESYHATTFPEYKRTISEVGSAVTIDDVPTSVGDAEVEPRFEHLVQGKDNSDYSEYETGPDLGLESPRSVYNSIVTLDQKPLLSLIPLVIEELRENNLNTNAKKKLSEIFGDLWPLMVDEANRSAWEFMNHQLATILFEADQHVTVDAGSQQHIGINSFINTAKKKYERSSGSRINQEQAKQLHNLHDLEREDMNPFLQVQHQWPRRAKKDAAMDPELKSEVSPQTGYMESDPVIDADDQKFSVNVTDKSSSIREVPKV; this is translated from the exons ATGAGCTTGCGGGATGTTTGTATGTTTCTCTGCGTGGTGCTCGGTGTCCAGGCACTGCCATTGCCTCACAGAA aattcgATCCACCGAATAGCAGCCAGGAAGACAAGGATTTTTACAGAATGCTCTTTTCCTTTTACAATCCACTTCGCGAACCAATTCCAGGATCTCCACAGGTGCCTTACGATCTCCAAAGCCCGACGAACGTACAACAGAATCCTTCACGATTGGTTATTGATCTTGGCCAAGATAcgagaaaatttcaccaaaaaccTATTCCAAAATTCAAGCCAGTCATAGATCGATTCGGGAACCCAATTTGGCTACACAAAAAAGGTGTACTGAGCGACCGTACGTTCAAACTTATTGCTAGTGCTGCAAAGGAAAGACTGAAGCAGACTTTTCTGCGACAGCAGGACTTGATAGATAAAATGCATAGTTTCGAATGGCGGGATAAATTTGGACAAATACCTTTTGACACCATGAACGAAGATCATGTCATCGTCAAGAGGCCTGGGGCACATTTTGACGTCATTTTTCCGCCGAATACCGAGGTGCAATCAAATTCTTCATCGGTAGATCCAGTCATAGGACATCAGGGTATATCTGGACTTCACCAGGTATCGGAAATTCTCACGACGTTTCCGGTTACTCGGCCAGCGACTGCGGATATTCCGGAAGTGGATCAGGCTGTAGAGATTATTGATTCTTTCGAGAATTATGGAGTTACAAAACCTCGGCTACCTTTCTATGATTCTGTTTCAATTGAGGTACCAGCCTCAACAATGACACCAACGGAATCCATCCtcgagaatataatttttgatgCAACTATGACAGAATCGCCATTTACGGAATCTAGCGGTGCTACCGTAGAAAgtgaaacgatttttgaaaCTGTGGGTTTGTCTGGAATCGGTGACGAAGAAACGGTTGACGCTGAAGCAGCTACTCACCATGTCGAAATTTTATCTTCTACTGCCCCGAGTAAAACGACACTGAAGACGGAAGTGACTTGGTTAGAGCCATTGCAGGACTCCCAGACAACTGTGGAATCTGAAATCCAGCCTGCATCTGTAGCAAGTTCGGTAATCGACGTGGAATCAATAGCTAAAGAAAGTTTTCCAATTCCTTCGTCTATGATCATAGATCCGACCCCTAGCATCGCAGCTGAAGAATTTACGAGCTCGATTCTCGGTACAGAAACAACTTCTCAAGTACCTTCGACCACCGAACCGAATTCCTTGATAGATACTGTCTTGGTGACAGAAGAAACGATTTTCGAATCACCAGTATTAGAAACTACTGTTGAAGAACATGGAATAGGTGTTGCGATTATAAATGCAAATGTGACATATCAGGAAGTGGACCTGAAATCAACCGAGGCAACTGCGATTTGGCTGAATGTATCCGAAATTGTTGATGGTTCGATAAACGATTCGCAATTAACAATAGGCGTcgattcgacatttttagcTTCTACACTTCCAAGCAAGACGACGTCCGATTTGGAGGAAATATATTCAACGGATGAAAAACTCTTTGATATTACACCGATTAAGGTGGAAATAACCGACGAAACTACTTCGAGGTTCTCTTCTGTTCCGCCGATTGAACCGTTCACACCTTTGGATGATGTGACTATAGATGTAGTGACATCCTTTGACAGTTCTAGAAACGACGCAGAAACTAGTACAAACGTCGTTTGGATGTATCCAGCTTTTATATTTTCGACAGAGGTATCTTTTAATTTAAATGACACCGTTTATGGCTTGAACTCATCCTTGGAGACATCGATAGAAGACGCAGAAATAACTGCAGACATCACCTCATCATCATCAAATGGAGTTCCAACTGAAACAGGCATCAACTGGAATAAAAAACCATCGATGATAGATACGGTTTTCCACACCTCAATAACCGAAGGCGAAGACATTATGGAAACTGTTTCAATGTTGCCTGAGACACCTGAACCTTTCgttgaaacattttcaacttCTGGTACACTTCTTGATACTTCGACGAATGATATTGAAACGACTACAATCGCTCATTGGACATTCGTACTTTCCACATTTTCCACCGAGGTAACAACAGATTTGAGCGACATGTCTTTAACTACAGTAACACCCTATCAGAGTTTGGAAACTGAAGTAGATACAACTACAGAGATGGTTTCAGCGATACCTTCAACTATTCTAACAGCGACAACTACTATTCTGGaagaaacaaatgaaaatgaggTGCGTTTGAGTGATTTGAAGTATGACTTAGAAGCAATCacaaatattatatcaacGACCCCGACTCCAACTCGACCAACCGAGAAAATCGTCGATTCGAATGAAATATCTTTAAATGCTGATGTGTCCGTCCAAACTATAACAAGTAGAGCAAAAGTGATCGTGGAAACTGTTACGAAATCCCCGACTTCTACCGTTCAACCAGCATCAACCGTGActtatgataaaaattttgtaattacgAATGCgccattcgaaactttaagCACCAGCGAAAAGACATCTACAGTAGAAGTTGTTTCGATATATCAGCCTGCAATGTTGACGGAGACGACTACAATTTTGGACGGTACATTCACCCTCGCCGGGGAATCAGTCAACAGTTCAACAAATgacgcaaaaataattatgGATGCTCCAGCTGAGAAAGATACAACTTTGAATGTATTATCAACTATAG GTCTAGCCTACCCGTCATCTATTGAAGAGAGTTGGACAATCTCATCTGTGATATCCGAGCAACCAATGATTGTGGACGAGATACTCTCAAACACTGATTCAGCCAGCATCAGGTCGACTGGTAATCAAGAATGGACCACGGAAATTGTGTTAACTTCAGTTGCTGACATTCGTGAGGAATTGACTAAAGAAATAATCTCAATGTTACCTACCCATAGCGTAGTCGACGTTGAACTCGAACAGGATCATTTAGAAACTCAAGATGCCAGCAGTTACGCACCTGCGTCTATTGAAACGAATACGGAAATCATCTTCACATCATCCGCTAATATTTTACCTGAGACGGACGATTCAATTAACTCTGAAGCCaacaacgaatttgaaaagggCGATGAATATCCTGTAGGGAGGCAAGACAATAGAAACTATGTAACTGAAGATATTTATACAGACTCCACGATCGGTTCAACAAGTTATGAAAATACGGTGACGGAAGTAATTTCTACCGATACTCTATTGGAGACAAATGATGCCTCCACCCCAGAAAAAGATCTTGAACACGAACAGGATTCCAGGTATCTTTCgacgaatgaagaaaataacggCTATGCAACAGCAACTACCCTCGGTTTGACAAGTTATGGAGAAGCTTCAACTGCAACGATTTTAACGACTCCTACCGATATTGCACTCGAGACAACTAAGGTACTTCTTTCTGACAGTGATACTAACGTTGAAGAAGGCTCTGGACCACTGATGGAGAACCAAGCTGAAAGAGCAGACTATGCAACTGCATCTTCTGATTATGAAGAAACAACCACGGAAATCGTCCTCGCACTACCTGCTGATATTTTAACCGAAACGGACGATTCACTCAACTCTGCAGCTGACGACGAAGTTGAAAAGGGTGACGAATATCCTGTAGGGAGGCAAGATAATAGAGACTATGCAACTGAAAATACTGATACAGTCTCCACGATCGGTTCAACAAGTTACGAAAATACGGTGACGGAAATCATGTTGACTGATACTTCGTCCGAGATAGATGATAGGTCCAATCGTGAAAAGGATCTTGAACACGAACAGGATTCCAGATATCTTTCgacgaatgaagaaaataatggCTATACAACAGCAACTACGGATGTAACCCCCATTGATTTGACAAGTTATGGAGAAGCTTGGACTGCCACCGTTTCAGCTGATTTTCTACTCGAGACACCGCGGGTACTTGTTTCTGAGGATGATACTAAAGTTGAAGAAGACTTGGGACAACTAGTGGAGAACCACGACGAAAGCTACCATGCAACTACATTTCCTGAGTATAAAAGAACAATCTCGGAAGTCGGTTCGGCAGTAACAATAGACGATGTGCCTACTTCTGTGGGCGATGCGGAAGTTGAACCGAGATTCGAACACCTTGTACAGGGCAAAGATAACAGTGACTATTCGGAATACGAAACAGGTCCTGATTTGGGTTTAGAATCGCCACGATCTGTGTATAACAGTATTGTTACCCTTGACCAGAAGCCTTTGCTTAGCTTGATACCGCTTGTAATCGAGGAATTACGAGAAAATAACTTGAACACGAATGCAAAGAagaaattgagtgaaatttttggagATCTCTGGCCACTTATGGTGGATGAGGCAAATCGCAGTGCGTGGGAGTTCATGAATCATCAGTTGGCGACGATTCTTTTCGAAGCTGACCAACATGTGACAGTTGATGCAGGATCTCAGCAGCACATTGGTATAAATTCCTTTATCaatactgcaaaaaaaaagtacgaacGATCTTCAGGTAGTCGAATAAATCAAGAACAAGCTAAACAGCTTCATAATCTCCATGATCTCGAGCGTGAGGACATGAATCCGTTTCTCCAAGTCCAACATCAATGGCCGAGACGCGCCAAAAAGGATGCTGCAATGGATCCAGAACTGAAGTCAGAAGTGTCACCACAGACCGGTTACATGGAATCAGATCCTGTCATTGACGCTGATGATCAGAAGTTTTCAGTCAATGTTACAGACAAAAGTTCTAGTATCAGAGAGGTGCCCAAAGTTTAG
- the LOC124408791 gene encoding uncharacterized protein LOC124408791 — MTGLVSVLPSTASHSVAMFVATIFVLIAFSLFENEVQCSTIRRQAFSREAENLTKATKNVTFLKRIDNAVIRNPLGVSTLLDNEKEINLSSETEFKKAEGLSISNGRNQPTKNFKRRKPKFFGSLVFTRPSNGEIALQYLAPAYFTSFFKPQSHFPYLYPVPYPVPDIISNFFPNFLNGIPTKPPANQIATLAPRPKPVPQQIFNLSTPAEPQVVDTTLDNDKLTTEKEGNTDSELQEQAVDDTEKEISEAQATQVDLKRTVPSDAKDELDRDLIIASVMNDVSESKRLALTRKKSTSVSSSTPTTVVTTDVPTNTTTVPNVTLSTTSAENGTESSTFYGYYGGMPQDLDHLVFTTENPQQRYLDDYYPEKFALPFERPAIFNPHPNADLYPSPFVNSFLPGERFPEFLNTVEADRYFYDPQNKPNFNGFRPILK; from the exons ATGACTGGGTTAGTCTCCGTACTTCCATCAACAGCGAGTCATTCCGTCGCGATGTTCGTAGCCACAATCTTCGTGTTGATCGCCTTCAGTCTTTTTGAAAATG AAGTGCAATGCTCGACAATTCGGCGTCAAGCGTTCAGTAGGGAAGCTGAAAACTTGACGAAAGCCACGAAGAACgtaacatttttgaaaaggatCGACAACGCGGTGATTCGGAATCCTCTCGGAGTCTCCACACTTCttgataatgaaaaagaaattaatttaagtAGTGAAACAGAGTTCAAAAAAGCAGAGGGTCTTTCAATTTCGAATGGGAGGAATCAGccgacgaaaaatttcaagcgtCGCAAGCCAAAGTTTTTTGGATCTCTGGTATTCACACGACCGTCGAACGGCGAGATAGCGCTGCAATATCTCGCTCCAGCATATTTCACCAGCTTCTTCAAGCCGCAATCTCACTTTCCGTATCTTTATCCCGTTCCATATCCCGTCCCAGACatcatttcaaacttttttccgaatttcctGAACGGAATTCCGACTAAGCCACCTGCCAACCAAATCGCCACGTTGGCTCCTCGCCCCAAGCCTGTTCCTCAACAGATTTTCAACCTTAGTACCCCGGCAGAACCTCAGGTTGTTGATACTACTTTAGATAATGACAAATTGACAACCGAAAAAGAAGGCAATACTGATTCAGAGCTTCAGGAACAGGCTGTGGACGACACTGAGAAAGAGATTTCGGAAGCACAGGCTACTCAGGTGGACTTGAAACGGACCGTTCCATCTGACGCGAAGGACGAA CTGGATAGAGATCTCATAATCGCGTCGGTGATGAACGATGTATCAGAATCGAAGAGATTGGCATTGACAAGGAAAAAGTCAACTTCAGTTTCATCTTCGACCCCGACGACAGTAGTAACAACTGATGTCCCAACGAATACCACGACGGTACCAAACGTCACGTTGTCAACGACGTCAGCAGAAAACGGTACCGAATCGTCGACGTTTTATGGTTATTACGGAGGCATGCCTCAGGACTTGGACCATCTGGTGTTTACCACCGAAAACCCCCAGCAGAGATACCTGGACGATTATTACCCGGAGAAGTTCGCCCTGCCCTTTGAGAGACCAGCGATTTTTAATCCCCACCCGAACGCTGATTTGTATCCGAGTCCTTTTGTAAATTCGTTTTTACCCGGGGAACGGTTCCCCGAATTCCTAAACACCGTCGAGGCCGATCGCTACTTTTATGATCCTCAAAATAAACCGAATTTCAATGGGTTTAGaccgatcttgaaataa
- the LOC124408793 gene encoding gem-associated protein 7-like — protein sequence MMTENNEEKKLPENEVEYEFSTPDKQEARAFLRERFLRVMTGVIGKQAKFHMHENTKVNAEFRGCDVDCLEIFARNLETPLGKVPEAILRATDVICIEINGITTQS from the exons ATGATGACCGAAAACAACGAGGAGAAGAAACTTCCGGAAAATGAAGTGGAATACGAGTTTTCAACGCCGGATAAGCAGGAGGCGCGGGCTTTTCTGCGCGAACGATTCCTGCGCGTTATGACCGGAGTTATTG gtAAACAGGCGAAATTTCACATGCACGAGAATACAAAAGTCAACGCAGAATTTCGCGGATGCGACGTAGACTGCTTGGAGATATTTGCCAGGAACCTGGAAACTCCTTTGGGCAAAGTGCCTGAAGCTATTTTGAGAGCAACAGACGTCATTTGCATTGAAATTAATGGAATAACAACTCAatcataa
- the LOC124408792 gene encoding mediator of RNA polymerase II transcription subunit 30 translates to MAGQQHPFPSGFPSAQQAAMRTQFGSGQMVPGLMGAQQGMVSPQQFGVGVGVGVGVGGVNSNTMGMPSAQQVLAQQQQQQQSVAMQQQMQQMQQQQLQLQQQQQAALAQQNNQGGGSQATTPQTPVPPTQPPAQQQQQNKEFNTASLCRFGQETVQDIVSRTLEVFQTLKVIQPPNGTAQGATIANDKKSKVQEQLRMLKLLFKRLRLIYEKCNENCQIPGMEYTHIESLIPLKEEWDMKSDEKKTSESYRLACEESKEIMEQVVLKNRHLKEIIDHLRRIISEINTMLTMRRS, encoded by the exons ATGGCTGGACAACAGCACCCGTTTCCTTCCGGATTCCCATCTGCCCAACAAGCTGCCATGCGGACACAGTTTGGTAGTGGACAAATGGTCCCTGGACTTATGGGCGCACAGCAAg GAATGGTAAGTCCACAACAGTTTGGAGTAGGCGTGGGAGTCGGCGTCGGTGTCGGAGGTGTTAATTCGAACACTATGGGCATGCCCAGCgcacaacaagttttagctcaacaacaacagcagcaacagtcAGTTGCCATGCAACAGCAAATGCAGCAgatgcaacagcagcagctgcagttacaacaacagcagcaagcTGCTCTTGCACAACAAAATAATCAGGGTGGAGGAAGCCAGGCTACGACTCCTCAGACTCCTGTACCACCTACACAACCTCCGGctcaacaacaacagcaaaaCAAAGAATTTAATACTGCTAGTTTATGCCGGTTTGGACAGGAGACTGTGCAAGACATTGTCAGTCGCACTCTCGAAGTTTTCCAGACACTGAAAGTCATACAGCCACCTAATG GTACAGCACAGGGAGCAACTATCgctaatgataaaaaatcaaaggtgCAAGAACAATTGCGAATGTTGAAATTGCTGTTTAAACGTTTACGATTGATCTATGAAAAATGCAATGAAAACTGCCAGATACCAGGTATGGAGTACACCCATATTGAGAGTTTGATTCCGTTGAAAGAAGAGTGGGATATGAAGtcagatgaaaagaaaacatctGAATCTTATCGCTTGGCTTGTGAAGAGAGCAAAGAAATTATGGAG CAAGTGGTACTGAAGAACCGACATCTCAAGGAAATAATAGATCACCTAAGACGAATAATTTCCGAGATAAACACAATGTTAACGATGCGACGTTCCTAG
- the LOC124408796 gene encoding PC4 and SFRS1-interacting protein, whose amino-acid sequence MVKLQRKFIAGDKVFAKVRGYPPWPAKVESVTDANTKNAKYNVYFYGTGETAVCKVEELFAYADNKAKFGKPLKRKFFHEGLQELEDELGNDGNSHINKGPEPKDKQATDTLEDSNPTEQLLTMSTSDNALDSDAEGGALVIDEGEKKKTVKRKASSTPAASNTNSSTPSSNQATPEVKKKRGGRTKATSLIAGETPNKHENLLVGQDDDMPSKEVVSRSGRKIKPKRFADFSSSDKDTEKYDNSASPRVLGKSKLEDTSVKDLSPSRDSNKANKISAPEKKIDETNEVETDGESFSTTKSADTQGRFLLARTFAGEYVGIKLDVDRPKSFENENARAQWDWETAKNAMKLKAQLESGAILPEQVKNSLDFNVHASGDDTKTSSKENVLHHKKYKLRWLRIESQLLQLDAQIKSNLALDKADADKCLHAMDDMLALPIDPLMLKKHPHIVETVRRLRRYIGNLAEWKLTEEEAAVFKQKAEQIKQKAEHIYNKFKAMFTISGGQTFWQSFSDQVIHFKELTKDMPEETMFSLMADPSHPATERAFPLDSLRDGASDQTESRNETGPGEEAGGSEP is encoded by the exons ATGGTTAAGCTGCAGAGGAAATTTATTGCTGGCGACAAAGTGTTTGCGAAAGTTCGAGGTTACCCACCATGGCCAGCCAAA GTCGAAAGTGTCACAGATGCAAATACAAAGAATGCAAAGTATAATGTTTACTTTTATGGAACGGGTGAAAC AGCTGTGTGCAAAGTCGAAGAATTGTTCGCCTATGCGGACAACAAGGCCAAATTTGGCAAACCTTTGAAACGGAAGTTCTTCCACGAGGGTTTGCAGGAACTAGAAGATGAACTTGGAAATGATGGAAATAGCCACATCAATAAAGGCCCTGAACCTAaag ACAAGCAGGCAACCGACACATTAGAAGATAGTAATCCTACAGAACAATTGTTGACGATGAGTACATCTGATAATGCACTTGATAGTGATGCAGAGGGTGGTGCATTGGTAATCgatgagggtgaaaaaaaaaagactgtcAAACGGAAAGCGTCGTCAACTCCAGCAGCGTCTAATACAAATTCATCTACACCTTCCAGTAATCAA GCCACgccagaagtaaaaaaaaaacgtggtgGACGTACCAAAGCTACTTCTCTTATTGCTGGGGAAACACCTAATAAGCATGAAAACTTGCTTGTGGGTCAAGATGACGATATGCCTAGCAAAGAAGTTGTCAGTCGCAGTGGTAGAAAAATTAAGCCTAAGCGTTTTGCTGATTTCTCAAGCTCTGACAAGGATACTGAAAAATATG atAATTCCGCAAGTCCTAGAGTGTTaggaaaaagtaaacttgAGGATACTAGTGTCAAAGATTTATCTCCATCTAGAGACTCTAATAAAGCCAATAAAATCAGTGCCCCAGAAA agaaaattgatgaaacaaaTGAAGTGGAAACTGATGGCGAGTCCTTTTCCACGACCAAGTCTGCAGACACACAGGGTCGCTTTTTGTTGGCTCGCACTTTTGCCGGGGAATATGTTGGCATTAAACTGGATGTGGATAGGCCTAAAtcctttgaaaatgaaaatgcacGAGCACAATGGGATTGGGAAACTGCTAAAAATGCAATGAAGTTGAAAGCGCAGCTAGAGAGCGGTGCAATTTTACCAGAGCAAGTAAAGAATTCCTTGGATTTCAATGTACATGCTTCTGGTGATGATACAAAGACATCGTCCAAAGAGAACGTTTTACatcacaaaaaatataaactaaG GTGGTTGCGCATAGAGTCACAGCTATTGCAATTGGATGCTCAAATCAAGTCAAACCTTGCCTTGGACAAAGCAGATGCTGACAAATGTTTACACGCTATGGACGACATGCTCGCACTCCCAATTGATCCCCTTATGCTTAAAAAACACCCCCACATTGTTGAGACTGTTAGAAGG TTGCGGAGGTATATTGGAAATCTAGCTGAGTGGAAATTGACCGAGGAAGAAGCA GCTGTTTTCAAACAGAAAGCAGAACAGATTAAGCAAAAGGCTgaacatatatataacaaatttAAG GCTATGTTTACCATATCAGGAGGGCAAACGTTTTGGCAATCATTTTCTGATCAGGTCATTCATTTCAAGGAATTGACAAAAGATATGCCAGAGGAAACAATGTTTTCCCTTATGGCTGACCCCTCACATCCTG CTACAGAAAGAGCCTTTCCTCTAGACTCTTTACGAGATGGTGCCAGTGATCAAACAGAAAGTAGAAATGAAACTGGTCCAGGTGAGGAAGCAGGAGGTTCAGAACCTTAG